The bacterium genome contains a region encoding:
- the secY gene encoding preprotein translocase subunit SecY — protein sequence MIDYIAQFFKKIVSNPRLQKKILVTALALLVFRIAAHIPAAGIDRESLAILFSGSPLLSLLDVFSGGTLANFSIMALGLNPYINASIIFQILGYVVPQLEELQKEGEYGQEKINQYTRMLTVPLAIMQSFGMYALLKSQSIIGNLDVFQLIFLCLTMTAGTMLAVWLGDIITEYAFKSGISFLIFVGIISRMPVVVGQTLSTFRSEDTLKYIIFGLIALTVMGLIVFVNEAIRRIPISYAKAVSSFKQTASYLPLRLNQAGVIPIIFAVSLVLMPSMIVQFLGASTNPTILMIAGNIQKYFDPQSFVYNLIYFLLVVGFTYFYTSVVFNPEKISENLQKSGGFIPGIRPGSSTIKYLTFVLNRITLVGAMFLGLVAVLPSMFQGTIGVSNLAIGGTGVLIVISVVLEIIREIEGDMLMNKYERYAK from the coding sequence ATGATTGACTACATTGCCCAATTTTTTAAAAAAATAGTTTCCAACCCTAGACTTCAAAAAAAAATATTAGTTACAGCCCTAGCACTGTTGGTTTTTAGAATAGCAGCTCATATCCCCGCAGCGGGTATTGATAGAGAAAGCCTAGCTATCCTGTTTTCGGGAAGCCCACTACTTTCGTTGTTAGATGTTTTTTCTGGGGGTACTTTAGCAAACTTTTCAATTATGGCTCTTGGTTTAAATCCATATATCAATGCTTCGATTATATTTCAAATTTTAGGTTACGTCGTACCCCAACTTGAAGAACTGCAAAAAGAAGGAGAGTACGGTCAAGAGAAAATAAATCAATATACAAGAATGTTGACTGTTCCACTTGCCATTATGCAAAGTTTTGGAATGTATGCTTTATTAAAATCTCAATCAATTATTGGAAATTTAGATGTTTTTCAACTTATCTTTTTATGTTTGACAATGACCGCAGGAACGATGCTGGCAGTATGGCTTGGTGACATTATCACAGAGTATGCGTTTAAAAGCGGTATATCATTTTTGATCTTTGTGGGTATTATTTCTAGAATGCCGGTTGTTGTTGGTCAAACCTTATCTACTTTTAGATCTGAAGACACATTAAAATATATTATATTTGGGTTAATTGCATTAACGGTTATGGGGCTTATCGTTTTTGTAAACGAGGCAATAAGAAGAATACCAATTAGCTATGCTAAGGCAGTGTCTAGTTTTAAACAAACTGCTTCCTATCTTCCTTTAAGGTTAAATCAAGCTGGCGTGATACCAATAATTTTTGCTGTTTCGTTGGTGTTAATGCCTTCCATGATCGTCCAGTTTTTGGGGGCATCTACAAATCCAACTATTTTGATGATTGCAGGAAATATCCAAAAATATTTTGACCCACAATCTTTTGTTTACAACTTAATATACTTTTTGTTAGTTGTTGGTTTTACATACTTTTATACTTCAGTTGTTTTTAATCCAGAAAAAATTTCAGAAAATTTGCAAAAATCAGGAGGTTTTATACCTGGAATTAGACCGGGTTCGTCAACTATCAAATACCTAACCTTTGTCTTAAATAGAATAACTTTGGTTGGAGCAATGTTTTTAGGTTTGGTTGCAGTTTTACCATCTATGTTTCAAGGTACAATTGGGGTTAGTAATTTAGCAATTGGTGGTACGGGAGTCTTAATTGTTATTTCAGTAGTTCTAGAAATTATCAGAGAAATCGAGGGAGATATGTTAATGAACAAATACGAAAGGTATGCAAAATGA
- a CDS encoding uL15m family ribosomal protein: protein MSTKRLGRGYGSGKGGHTSSRGQKGQKSRTDIHILFEGLKVKKSTLKKFPLLRGRGKFLAKAKPLIIQADKLSVFKSKEKVTIETLIAKGLVDKAKAYKYGVKIVGQDPIKKDLEILVPVSKIK from the coding sequence ATGTCAACTAAAAGACTAGGAAGAGGGTATGGTAGTGGTAAGGGCGGACACACTTCTAGCCGTGGGCAAAAAGGACAAAAATCAAGGACCGATATACATATATTGTTTGAAGGATTAAAGGTCAAGAAGTCGACGCTTAAGAAGTTCCCATTATTAAGAGGGCGTGGTAAGTTTTTGGCAAAGGCTAAACCTTTAATAATTCAAGCAGATAAATTATCAGTCTTTAAGAGTAAAGAGAAAGTAACAATAGAGACCTTAATCGCAAAAGGATTGGTTGACAAAGCAAAGGCTTATAAATATGGTGTTAAAATAGTAGGACAAGACCCAATTAAGAAAGATTTGGAGATATTAGTTCCTGTTTCTAAGATAAAATAG
- the rpsE gene encoding 30S ribosomal protein S5, which produces MRNNNYQQPEREFSETVVQINRISKKTKGGNQIRFGAVVVLGDKKGKVGVGNSKAKDVRNAIRKAIDDAKKNMIVVAMRGTTIPYSINAKVGASEVLLKPAPPGSGVIAGGPMRTVLESAGLRDVVGKTLGSNNKISNVRATILALSKASRLMEKKDYMKGENKQ; this is translated from the coding sequence ATGAGAAACAATAATTATCAACAACCAGAAAGAGAGTTTAGTGAAACTGTGGTGCAAATAAATAGGATTTCTAAAAAAACTAAAGGTGGAAATCAGATAAGATTTGGAGCAGTTGTTGTTTTGGGAGATAAAAAAGGTAAGGTTGGAGTTGGTAACTCAAAGGCCAAAGATGTTAGGAACGCAATCAGAAAAGCTATAGACGATGCCAAGAAAAATATGATAGTGGTTGCAATGAGGGGTACAACAATACCATATTCCATCAATGCCAAGGTTGGAGCATCTGAAGTTTTACTTAAACCTGCACCTCCCGGCTCTGGTGTTATTGCGGGTGGACCAATGAGAACTGTTTTAGAATCTGCTGGGTTACGCGATGTTGTTGGTAAAACTTTAGGTAGTAATAATAAAATATCAAATGTTAGAGCAACGATACTAGCTCTTTCAAAAGCATCAAGACTTATGGAAAAGAAAGATTATATGAAAGGAGAAAATAAGCAGTAA
- the rplR gene encoding 50S ribosomal protein L18: MTFNKREIRTRSKVRAVVDRPRLSVHKSNKYLSAQLIDDQKSVTLVSVSEKKLGKLGELGKDGLGKAKEIGKMIAEKAIKLKIKKVVFDKGGYSYHGKVKAIADGAREGGLEF; this comes from the coding sequence ATGACATTTAACAAAAGAGAAATCAGAACTAGATCTAAAGTAAGGGCTGTTGTTGACAGGCCTAGGCTTTCTGTCCACAAATCAAATAAGTATCTATCTGCACAGTTAATTGATGATCAAAAATCAGTCACATTGGTTTCTGTTTCTGAAAAGAAACTTGGAAAGTTAGGAGAGTTAGGAAAAGATGGTTTAGGTAAAGCTAAAGAAATTGGTAAAATGATTGCTGAAAAAGCCATAAAATTAAAGATTAAAAAGGTAGTATTTGACAAGGGTGGTTATTCGTATCACGGCAAAGTTAAAGCCATTGCAGATGGTGCAAGAGAGGGTGGTTTGGAGTTTTAA
- the rplF gene encoding 50S ribosomal protein L6, translating to MSKIGQLPITIPVGVTVDVSEGSVKITGPKGALEVSYDKRLIEIKVEDQKLVVSLKKESKIGRSVWGTIRMLLANNIVGVTEGWKKQLELVGTGYRSEVQGDTLVLTVGYSHPVKIKAPDNITFKVEKSVINVEGIDKQVVGQISAVIRSSRPPEPYKGKGVKYVGEVIRRKAGKAAKAAA from the coding sequence ATGAGTAAAATAGGACAACTACCAATAACAATACCAGTAGGGGTAACCGTTGATGTTTCGGAGGGTTCAGTTAAAATAACTGGGCCCAAGGGTGCATTGGAAGTTTCATATGACAAACGTTTGATTGAGATAAAAGTTGAAGATCAAAAACTGGTGGTTTCTCTTAAAAAGGAGAGCAAGATTGGACGTTCCGTCTGGGGGACAATCAGAATGCTTCTTGCAAATAACATTGTGGGTGTGACAGAAGGTTGGAAAAAACAACTGGAATTAGTTGGAACTGGATATCGTTCGGAGGTACAAGGTGACACATTGGTTTTAACTGTCGGTTATTCACACCCAGTTAAAATTAAAGCACCTGACAACATAACCTTTAAGGTTGAGAAGAGCGTGATAAACGTTGAGGGAATTGATAAACAGGTTGTTGGCCAAATCTCTGCAGTTATCAGAAGTTCAAGACCACCTGAACCATATAAGGGTAAAGGGGTCAAATATGTCGGTGAAGTGATAAGAAGAAAGGCGGGTAAAGCAGCTAAAGCTGCGGCGTAA
- the rpsH gene encoding 30S ribosomal protein S8 has product MTNYQIADFLIRLKNASMANLKVVEVAKTKVISAVAKTLKKEGFLDTVTEKQGVITVTLSIFRKKPVLSNVKIISRPGLRIYKNVDELESIKTPEMFIISTPKGVMSHKTAIKQRVGGEVIAKVI; this is encoded by the coding sequence ATGACGAACTATCAAATAGCAGATTTTTTAATACGACTTAAGAACGCATCAATGGCAAATCTTAAAGTGGTTGAAGTTGCGAAAACCAAGGTAATTTCTGCGGTTGCCAAAACTCTTAAAAAAGAAGGTTTTTTGGATACAGTTACTGAAAAACAAGGAGTTATTACTGTTACGTTATCTATTTTTAGAAAAAAACCGGTTCTGTCAAATGTAAAAATAATATCAAGACCTGGACTTAGAATATATAAAAACGTTGACGAGCTGGAGTCAATTAAAACACCTGAGATGTTTATTATAAGTACACCTAAGGGAGTTATGTCACATAAGACGGCAATAAAACAAAGAGTTGGGGGAGAGGTAATAGCAAAAGTAATATAG
- a CDS encoding type Z 30S ribosomal protein S14, translated as MAKTSKIARETKKLKHKTQYRNRCKLCGRPRGYMRKYGLCRLCFREHALKGEIPGVRKASW; from the coding sequence ATGGCAAAAACATCAAAAATAGCAAGAGAAACAAAAAAATTAAAACATAAGACACAATATAGAAACAGATGTAAACTTTGTGGAAGACCAAGGGGATATATGAGAAAATATGGTCTTTGTAGATTATGTTTCAGGGAACACGCCTTAAAAGGTGAAATTCCTGGAGTTAGAAAGGCAAGTTGGTAA
- the rplE gene encoding 50S ribosomal protein L5 translates to MKKNDLITKNTRLLAIYKKEVMPVLKEEFKIDNVMAIPSLKRINLNVGIGDVLKNKDVKEKLVNDFSLIAGQKFSERKAKISVSAFAVREGMVVGLSATLRGKRMYDFFDKFVNIVLPRLRDFRGVKRTSFDREGNYTLGLTDHTVFPEIDIAKAAPAHGMEITFVTKAGSVEKGMKLLELMGMPFVK, encoded by the coding sequence ATGAAAAAAAACGACTTAATAACAAAAAATACTAGATTACTAGCAATATATAAAAAGGAGGTAATGCCAGTACTTAAGGAAGAATTTAAAATTGATAATGTTATGGCAATACCAAGTTTAAAAAGAATAAACTTAAATGTTGGTATAGGTGATGTGCTAAAAAATAAGGATGTTAAGGAAAAATTGGTCAATGATTTTTCGTTAATCGCTGGCCAGAAGTTTTCAGAAAGGAAAGCAAAAATATCTGTTTCAGCATTCGCAGTCAGAGAGGGGATGGTAGTTGGACTTTCTGCAACTTTAAGAGGAAAGAGAATGTATGATTTTTTTGATAAATTTGTTAACATTGTACTCCCTCGTTTAAGAGACTTTAGGGGCGTTAAACGAACAAGTTTTGATAGAGAAGGTAATTACACATTAGGTTTGACAGATCATACTGTTTTTCCAGAAATAGATATTGCTAAAGCTGCACCAGCACATGGAATGGAAATTACATTTGTAACGAAGGCTGGTTCTGTCGAAAAAGGTATGAAATTACTAGAATTAATGGGTATGCCGTTTGTAAAATAA
- the rplX gene encoding 50S ribosomal protein L24 yields MKFKKGDTVKITAGKDKGREGKIEAVLPKINAVVVPEINMYKKHVKGFQGQKGGIYDLPRPVNTAKVAIICPSCKKQTRVTFKIEKSTKVRICVKCNKNLGQ; encoded by the coding sequence ATGAAGTTTAAAAAAGGAGATACAGTTAAAATAACAGCAGGAAAAGACAAGGGTCGTGAGGGTAAAATTGAGGCAGTTTTACCCAAAATAAATGCTGTAGTTGTTCCTGAAATTAATATGTATAAAAAACATGTTAAGGGTTTTCAGGGTCAAAAGGGTGGTATTTATGACTTACCAAGACCTGTAAACACTGCAAAAGTTGCAATTATTTGCCCTAGTTGTAAAAAACAAACTAGAGTTACGTTTAAAATTGAAAAATCAACAAAGGTCAGAATTTGTGTCAAATGTAATAAGAATCTTGGCCAGTAA
- the rplN gene encoding 50S ribosomal protein L14 → MVQLRSYLVPADNSGAKKLMVIGVPGRIGKIASLGQVVLCVVKGADPNGAVKDHEKVKVLIVRTRKEVKRFDGTYVRFDDNAGVVIDKQGLPLGTRVLGPIAREVKEAGFNKIASLSREVV, encoded by the coding sequence ATGGTTCAACTAAGGTCATATTTAGTACCAGCCGACAACTCAGGCGCCAAGAAATTGATGGTTATTGGTGTTCCCGGAAGGATAGGAAAAATTGCCAGTCTAGGTCAAGTCGTCTTATGTGTTGTTAAAGGTGCTGACCCAAATGGAGCGGTAAAAGATCACGAAAAAGTTAAAGTCTTGATAGTCAGAACCAGAAAAGAAGTTAAGAGATTTGACGGTACATATGTAAGATTTGATGACAATGCTGGAGTGGTCATAGACAAACAGGGCTTGCCACTAGGAACAAGAGTTTTGGGTCCAATAGCAAGAGAAGTTAAAGAAGCAGGATTTAATAAAATTGCATCTCTCTCAAGAGAGGTAGTTTAA
- the rpsQ gene encoding 30S ribosomal protein S17, whose product MKIYQGKIVSNKMAKTLTVEVERFLAHPLYKKRFKRSKKYQVHSEKEHTLGEVIKFVECPPVSKSKRWKELVK is encoded by the coding sequence ATGAAAATATATCAAGGAAAAATAGTTTCAAACAAAATGGCAAAGACCTTAACGGTTGAGGTGGAAAGATTTTTGGCCCATCCATTGTATAAAAAGAGATTTAAACGAAGTAAGAAATATCAGGTACATAGCGAAAAGGAACATACACTTGGTGAGGTTATTAAATTTGTTGAATGCCCACCAGTTAGTAAATCAAAAAGATGGAAGGAGCTTGTAAAATAA